The genomic segment GTGATCCGAGGGTACGAGGTTCCTGGTTGGGTAAGTGATCGTAGTTTCACTTTAGTTTCAAGCTATTCTGGCAATACCGAAGAAACATTAGCAGCATATCAAGAAGCAATATCAAAAGGTTGCCAATGTCTGGTATCTACAAGTGGCGGTAAGCTGCTAAACATTGCAAATGAAAATAAACATCGGATAATACAAATTCCAGGCGGACAACCTCCTCGTACTGCATTGGGCTACCTGTTTATCCCATTTCTTATGAACCTGGTTGATTGGGGTTGGATTGATTCTCGTTTTATTGATATGAATGAAGTAATTGAACTTTTAAGTTCTATGAGTGAACGGTACGATCCGGGCAGCGAAGTTGATTCAAAAGCTTTGGAAATCGCAGAATTTTGTAAAGGCCGGATTCCGGTTATTTACTCTTCATCAAAGATGGAAACTGTGGCAATTCGCTGGAAAGGACAGATCAGCGAAAACAGCAAAGTGTTGGCATACAATAACGTGATTCCCGAGATGAACCATAATGAGATCATTGGCTGGCAGAGAGCTGGAAAAATGGGTTTGAATAAACAATTGGCAGCCATCCTTATTAGGGATCATGAAGATCATCCGCGTGTCCAAAAACGAATGGATATTGTAAAGGAGTTGATAAACCGGAGTGAAACCCCGATGCTTGAATTGGAAACATCGGGGAATACCTTGCTTGCCAGAATGTTTTCTTTGATCTATTTAGCTGATTTTGTAAGTTTTAACTTAGCCATGTTAAATGAAGAGGATCCCACGCCGATATTAAATATTGAGTTTCTGAAATCGAAATTAGCGGAAGAATAAAAGGAATTGATAAATAATTGAAAGGAATTAAATGAGCAACAATAGATTATTTACTTCAGAATCTGTAACTGAAGGCCACCCTGATAAAATTGCAGACCAGATTTCCGATGCTGTTTTGGACGCGGTTTACAAAGAAGATCCCAATGGGCGTGTTGCATGTGAAACATTTGTCACAACCGGTATGGCCCTGGTAGGAGGTGAAATTTCAACTGACTGTTATGTCGACATTCCAACTTTGGTCCGTAAAGTGATTCAGGACATTGGCTACACTGACGCCGCGTACGGTTTTGATTATCTCACCTGTTCAGTGTTAACAACGATCGATCAACAATCTCCCGATATTGCATTGGGAGTGGATAAAGAAGGAGCCGGGGACCAGGGAATGATGTTCGGTTTCGCAATCGATGAGACCAAAGAACTGATGCCATTACCCATCCAATTAGCACACAGGTTGATAGAGCGCCTGGATACTGTCCGAAAATCCGGTGAGTTGCCTTACCTTCGCCCGGATGGAAAATCGCAGGTGACCATTCAATACGAAGACGGCAAGCCGGCATATGTTCATACTGTAGTCATTTCAACGCAACATGATCCGGATGTTACCAATGAAAAACTTCACCACGATGTGATCACTAATGTCATCGATCCCGTATTGCCAAAAAATCTATACGATCCCGATAAAGTTAAATTCCATATCAATCCTACCGGAAGGTTCGTGATAGGCGGACCCCAGGGCGATGCCGGTTTAACCGGTAGAAAGATTATTGTTGATACTTATGGCGGTTATGCTCGCCATGGCGGCGGAGCATTTTCCGGAAAGGATCCGTCCAAAGTTGATCGATCGGCGGCATATGCCGCAAGATGGGTAGCAAAAAATGTAGTGGCAGCCGGATTAGCAAACTCCTGTGAAGTTCAATTAGCTTATGCAATTGGTGTTGCAGAACCAGTTTCCGTTTCCGTAAACACATTTGGTAGCGGCATCATGCCAGACGAACAAATTGTAAATAGAATTCAACAAATATTTGATTTAACCCCGCATGGAATCATTGAGGCTTTGGATTTAAGAAAGCCCATTTATAGGAAAACGGCATCCTATGGTCATTTTGGCAGAAATGAGGATGGTTTTACCTGGGAGTTAACCAACCGAGTAGAAGAATTAAAAAGATAACCTGGTAAATAATTAAAGAAAGGCACTATTGTGAAATATGATGTTAAAGATCTTGGACTAGCGTCAAAAGGGAAAAAAAGAATTGAGTGGGCGGATAACGATATGCCGGTTCTGAAGAAAATTCGGGATCGTTTTATTGCCGAAAAACCCTTAGACGGGTTTCATATGTCTGCTTGCTTACATGTAACCGCCGAGACAGCAAACCTGGCTAGAACACTAAAAGCGGGTGGCGCCGTGCTTTATCTCTGCGCATCAAATCCGCTGAGCACACAAGATGACGTAGCTGCATCACTGGTTTCTGATTATGATATTCCAGTGTTCGCGATTAAAGGTGAAAACAGAGATACTTATTATGCCCATTTGCGGGACTGTGTCGAGCATAATCCTGTTATAACAATGGATGATGGCGCTGACCTGGTTTCCGTTATTCATTCGGACTATCCCGAAGTTTCCAAATCAGTTTTTGGCAGTCTGGAAGAAACTACAACTGGCATGATCCGGTTGAAGGCAATGGCAAAAGATGGCGCTTTAAAATTTCCGGTGATTTCGGTGAACGATGCAGCAACAAAATATTTATTCGATAACCGTTACGGAACAGGCCAGTCGACAGTTGATGGAATTATCAGGGCCACTGATGTATTGGTGGCGGGTAAAAATGTCGTAGTAGTGGGTTATGGCTGGTGTGGCAAAGGATTTTCCATGCGTATGCGCGGATTAGGCGCCAAGTTGATCGTGACCGAAGTCGATCCGATTCGTGCATTGGAAGCCGCAATGGATGGCTATGATGTGATGCCAATAGAGAAAGCTGCGGAAATTGGTGATGTTTTCTGTACTTTAACCGGTGACATCAACGTCATCAGGGCTGAGCATTTTGAAAAAATGAAAAATGGCGCCATAGTTGCCAACTCCGGTCATTTTAATGTAGAACTTGACTTAGATGGTCTTGCGAAGATTGCAACAAATATTCGTAAAGACGTTCGAGATTTAGTGGATGAATATACCCTTCCGAGCGGAAACCGTATT from the candidate division KSB1 bacterium genome contains:
- a CDS encoding bifunctional phosphoglucose/phosphomannose isomerase, coding for MKSAIQKYDSGNMHKLIREFPNQVQAALTIAQDNRIPKPQIKIDNVLIIGMGGSAIGGDILKDLISASGTFPCSVIRGYEVPGWVSDRSFTLVSSYSGNTEETLAAYQEAISKGCQCLVSTSGGKLLNIANENKHRIIQIPGGQPPRTALGYLFIPFLMNLVDWGWIDSRFIDMNEVIELLSSMSERYDPGSEVDSKALEIAEFCKGRIPVIYSSSKMETVAIRWKGQISENSKVLAYNNVIPEMNHNEIIGWQRAGKMGLNKQLAAILIRDHEDHPRVQKRMDIVKELINRSETPMLELETSGNTLLARMFSLIYLADFVSFNLAMLNEEDPTPILNIEFLKSKLAEE
- a CDS encoding methionine adenosyltransferase; this translates as MSNNRLFTSESVTEGHPDKIADQISDAVLDAVYKEDPNGRVACETFVTTGMALVGGEISTDCYVDIPTLVRKVIQDIGYTDAAYGFDYLTCSVLTTIDQQSPDIALGVDKEGAGDQGMMFGFAIDETKELMPLPIQLAHRLIERLDTVRKSGELPYLRPDGKSQVTIQYEDGKPAYVHTVVISTQHDPDVTNEKLHHDVITNVIDPVLPKNLYDPDKVKFHINPTGRFVIGGPQGDAGLTGRKIIVDTYGGYARHGGGAFSGKDPSKVDRSAAYAARWVAKNVVAAGLANSCEVQLAYAIGVAEPVSVSVNTFGSGIMPDEQIVNRIQQIFDLTPHGIIEALDLRKPIYRKTASYGHFGRNEDGFTWELTNRVEELKR
- a CDS encoding adenosylhomocysteinase, producing MKYDVKDLGLASKGKKRIEWADNDMPVLKKIRDRFIAEKPLDGFHMSACLHVTAETANLARTLKAGGAVLYLCASNPLSTQDDVAASLVSDYDIPVFAIKGENRDTYYAHLRDCVEHNPVITMDDGADLVSVIHSDYPEVSKSVFGSLEETTTGMIRLKAMAKDGALKFPVISVNDAATKYLFDNRYGTGQSTVDGIIRATDVLVAGKNVVVVGYGWCGKGFSMRMRGLGAKLIVTEVDPIRALEAAMDGYDVMPIEKAAEIGDVFCTLTGDINVIRAEHFEKMKNGAIVANSGHFNVELDLDGLAKIATNIRKDVRDLVDEYTLPSGNRIFILAEGRLVNLACAEGHPASVMDMSFATQALASEWVIKNKDQLVAKVYDVSAEIEDWIARLKLETMGIGIDTLTPEQKEYLSSWEQGT